ggagctttgaagtctgagtaaaagctcaagggATTAAACCGGGATCGCGTTCAGGGGTCAGGagccaagtctggatgtcaaaacgTGAAGAAAAAAAGTAACTCTGTAAAACCTCCACTGCCGCGCCGCATGGAGCGACGCGGCAGTGTAATTTTCCTGCTGCCCGTCAGAAGTTGCTCTCTGAACTTCTCCACTAGCGCCCCGCATGGGGCGGCGCAAGGTGCGGCGCGCCTGTGTAATTTTCTCACAGTACTTTCCTGTTTTGGCTTGGAAAAGGTAATTTTGCCTGGGCCCATTCCTACATGGTACGAATACACCAAATAGATgtttttgaagggacttttgaccttggaaccattgggagagcattggaggctacaagacacTGGATTTCATCATTTTCCCATCAATTCAATGCGAAAGTTTGGATTGTAAAGTTAGATTGatgttttcttattctttaattatatttgtaatAACTTTCTCAATGATTATGGAGTATTTTCCCTTAGGGTTTGAAGGATATGgtattttgataaatatttgtggattttaactctagtttgTGCTTGAATTCGTCTATGGAGTTTTGAATTATTGCAACTTTATTCATCAGTTTATTTAATTGAAAGAGGAATATCTTGGTGCTTAtcttttcattattttgtttgatttaattcaTTGATTCTGTTAAGTAATcggaagagcttgttgaattgttgattaaatcaaattaggagaatattcgagagacatTTTCCTAAGTACCAATCCATTAACGCATGCTTGTATACTTCACAATGCTTATATTAGTTCATCTCatagagttaagatttaatcgagagaggattCTTGACTACACGTTTGcactaatcatcgagtgaattttTAAGAATCATTAAAATATTAGagtgaattaaactagagttaaatTCCAAATAGTTATCTTGTACCTATCATGTCAACCCCTTATtcctcacattgataagaaaccaACTTTGCGATTCTCTAATTCCTTGCTATCAACTGTCAATTGCTTTATTTTAGTAGTTAAACTTAGTTCATAATATGTTAACTCAAGTGTTGATCCTCCTGAATAGCAATTAAACAAGAAATTACCTaaacattgtttaaatccaatccctgtgaagacgatattatactatactatctttgattagagagcatcaatttcgtgttgtgttttTTGCACGtaaaattttggcgccgttgcttgggattggcaatcaacagtgtttaaaatagtttttggtgctaattcaggaatttattttatttttttttttttttttattcttcacGGGTTTCCTCTTCCGTGTGCAGACAACAGATTGACGTCTctggtgtatgactcgatcttctTCAAAGGAATTGATTCCATACAATCTAGAGGTAGAAAAGAGTCTGCGACAGTTGAGGAAAGATAAAGAACTTACCAAAAATTTCTTGGGGCAACcttcaacccaaacaaaacatgGCTAATAACAGTGAAGACAAAGTAGAATTAGCTACAAGAGAAGCTGCATGGATAGCAGCTGAGATAACCCGTAGAGCTGCCGATAAGACCATCAATGATGATGGGGGTCAAAGATTCAATCTAAATTGACCCGTGATTGAAGACCAGTTCGAGAATGTAGTACCCGGGCCTAGTAAAGCATTGGGTGATTATGCGAGACCAGTCTACAATCAGGGACAGTCTAGTGTCACACATCCACCAGTAGCACCGaacaattttgagttgaagcaaggcTTGCTTCAAACTATCCAGAACAACTCTGTCTTCATAGGGAAGGTGATTGAGGATCCTAACACTCACTTGATGGATTTTGAGTAAATCATGAAGACTTTCCAATACAATGGAGTGTCGAAAGATGCAATCTACATAAGGGCATTCCTCTTTTCACTGAAGGATGAAGCGAAACACTGGCTCCGTAGCTTACCAACGGGGTCGATCAGGACATGGAAAGACATGACTAAAATGTTTCTTGACAAATACTTCTCAGCTGCAAAAATAGTGAAATTCAGAAGGGAAATTCATAACTTCTGCTAGGCGGACACTGAAATAGTTTTCGAGGCTTGGGAAAGATTCAAGAAGATAGTGAAGAAGTGTCAGCATAACGGTATTTAATTGTGGATACAACTCCAGGAATTTTGGGATGGACTAACACCTTCCTCATGATGAAGTCTGAACACTGCAGTCGGAGGTCCTTTAATGAAGAAGACTCCTGAGGAGAATGTGGCAATTCTTGATAAGCTCTCTGAAGATGTTAACCAGCGGCCTGCTAAGAGTAATGATAGAAGAAGATCAGTTGGGGTTCATCAAGTAGATTCTAACACCGCAGTGCAAGCCCAACTAGACGCCATGGCCAAAGAGATAAGAAAGTTGACCTTAGCCAAGGTCTAGAGGCAACCATTACTAGTTTGTGATTTCTATGGAATAGGTCATCCAACGCACGAGTGTTGGGCCTTAGTTATTGATGAAGTGGTAAATGTTGTGGGATGCTTTGATAGAGGCAACTACCAGAGTGGTAATAATTTCAATCATGTGGGATAGAGACACCCAGGCTTTTCTTGGAATTCACCAAGTGGTAGCCTGAACTCATGGCAGCAGAATAACTCCAAACCCTAGGGATAGGGAGCTCAAGGCTTTAAAAGTCAGTTGAGGAAGCAATATCAATCTCCACAGCCTAATCAGTCTAACATGGAAGATCTGATGAAggtctttattattattattgcagtTATCAAAGAACATGGCACATCTTTCGAAACCTAAAAAGACATGTTGGGAAACTAGCTACTCTATTGTCTAAAAGGGTTCCAGGAATGCTCCATGCTGATACAGAAAGAAATCCAAAAGAGATAATCAATGCAGTGTCTTTGAGGAGTGGGCACGAGTTGAAGGATCTTATAGCAAAGCAAAAGGATGAGCCGATTGAAAGACAAGTAGAGATTGTGGAAGAGCAGAAAAATGATAACATTCAAAAAGGTGCAGGGATGGTAGATGATGGTCTGGAGAAGAAGGGGAAGACTCGAtctcagaaaaagaaaaaaatgataacTCAACAAATAATGAGACTAAAGAGAGCAAATACATGCAGGCTCTACCGTTCCCCTAGAAGAAAAGAATCGAGAAGTTGGACAAACAATTCGAGCGCTTTATAGAAGTGTTCAAGCCAGTGAATGTGAATATACCTTTCACAGAGGTACTTtcacaaatgccagcttatgctaaattcatgaaggagatATTGTCAAAAAAGCAAAAAGTGAAAGAGACATCGGTTTTCAAGCTGATAGAGCATTATAGTGCCATCTTGCAAAATAAGCTCCCTAAAAAATATGGatatccagggagttttactatacctttctCTTTAGGAAGTACTAAATTTCAAATATCTTTGAGTGATTCAGGTGCTTCTATTAATCTTatgcctttgtctattttcaaaaaattggAGGGAGAGATTAGAGAGATCAGGTCGGTACATGTGTCCTTACAGCTAGTAGATCAGACCACAATCATACCGGAAGGAATAGTGGAGGATATGCTAGTTCGGGTACACAAATTTGTATTCTCGGTGGACTTCATTGTGGTGAACATGGAGGAGAATAGGGAGGTCCCGCTGATTTTAGAAAGACCCTTCTTGGCTACGGGCAGAGCAATTCTAGATATTTAGGAAAGGCAGCTCATGCTCAAAGTGGGGATGAAAGGCTGATCTTCAAAATGAAAGGAGAAAGAGGGGCCCGAGAAAGAGGGGCCCTGAAAGAGCAAATTGCAAAAAGGGTGAAGCTGCTAAGTATGGGGTGTACCTAAAAAGGTGGAAAAGAAGCTCTCAGCATGATTGTGTGCACTGGGTCAGACGTGCAAAAGAGATCCCGACTTCGATTTCGTCCCCGGCTAGATGAATCaaggaagtttcctttacctcttgctttttatttgtgtgtcatggggtcatgccacaatttaaagtgtggggtggggaatgtatatatgtatatgtgtgtttgtaatttttttttttgattgaattatttttttgactttttttgatGATGGACTTCCTCGACTGTTTTCTTAAGGGATAAAAgtctaagaaaaaaaatattttgttgtcCCTAGGTAGTATAAcaattccccct
The nucleotide sequence above comes from Nicotiana tabacum cultivar K326 chromosome 12, ASM71507v2, whole genome shotgun sequence. Encoded proteins:
- the LOC142167126 gene encoding uncharacterized protein LOC142167126, with the translated sequence MPAYAKFMKEILSKKQKVKETSVFKLIEHYSAILQNKLPKKYGYPGSFTIPFSLGSTKFQISLSDSGASINLMPLSIFKKLEGEIREIRKFSDKKVVSIITAV